The following coding sequences lie in one Silvanigrella aquatica genomic window:
- a CDS encoding ComEC/Rec2 family competence protein, with protein sequence MAKEKHLNLSIKNQIAKSIFFSILSYVTIIILLNDLPLFIKENGLFKLIINLSSWAENKAMLISENMIEKNLALNFLGNIRKLSFSEAKSLQSSGLMHLLAISGGQVVPLAMLFSYFLSKITFTILKNIVKPSLLIKVIYYVKLTSSLLISLLICSLFGCTGALIRVFSLFYFIQLPTIQAQYISIFKQFPYIMNQTFSKISVIILTSFIFGNVFINYSFLLSALGATVAQMAIYFSNYLLQENHLIFKTVLSTTLTSFFTGFILYPFSEINLMNSCLANILALPVVCFFIAPLSLLALFIPDQFLFYPIIIKCLDISLFFLKQISFAFDNPYANINPFNKQNPLFTLNGLLYLNTILLFLWISMDCYKQKKLFLARMKFANLKF encoded by the coding sequence ATGGCAAAAGAAAAACACTTAAATCTATCTATTAAAAATCAAATTGCAAAATCTATTTTTTTCTCAATATTAAGCTATGTCACTATTATCATTTTATTAAATGATTTACCGTTATTTATTAAGGAAAATGGTTTGTTTAAATTAATTATAAATTTATCTTCATGGGCTGAAAACAAAGCCATGCTCATATCTGAAAACATGATTGAAAAAAACTTAGCACTTAATTTTCTTGGAAATATTAGAAAATTGAGTTTCAGTGAAGCAAAATCATTGCAAAGCTCGGGACTCATGCACCTCCTCGCCATCTCAGGAGGACAAGTTGTTCCCTTAGCTATGCTATTTAGCTATTTTTTATCTAAAATCACATTTACAATTCTAAAAAATATTGTAAAGCCATCTCTATTAATAAAAGTCATATATTATGTAAAATTGACTTCTTCATTACTCATTTCACTTTTAATTTGCTCCCTATTTGGCTGTACAGGGGCACTTATAAGAGTCTTTTCGCTGTTTTACTTTATTCAATTGCCTACAATCCAAGCTCAATACATATCTATATTTAAACAATTTCCTTATATTATGAATCAGACATTTTCAAAAATTTCAGTCATCATTTTAACCTCATTTATTTTCGGAAACGTATTTATTAATTATTCTTTTTTACTCTCTGCATTAGGAGCCACAGTAGCACAAATGGCGATTTATTTCTCAAATTACTTACTTCAAGAAAATCATCTTATTTTTAAAACTGTTTTAAGTACAACTTTAACTTCTTTTTTTACAGGTTTCATCCTTTATCCTTTTTCAGAAATCAATTTAATGAATTCCTGTTTAGCAAATATATTAGCTCTCCCTGTAGTTTGCTTTTTTATTGCACCGTTATCTTTACTCGCTTTATTCATACCTGATCAATTTTTATTCTATCCCATTATTATTAAATGTCTTGATATCTCATTGTTTTTTTTAAAACAAATTTCATTTGCATTCGATAATCCCTATGCAAATATAAACCCATTTAATAAACAAAATCCTCTTTTTACATTAAATGGACTTTTATATTTAAATACGATTCTTCTCTTTTTATGGATTTCAATGGATTGCTATAAACAAAAAAAACTATTTTTAGCTCGCATGAAATTTGCAAATTTAAAATTTTGA
- the rsmI gene encoding 16S rRNA (cytidine(1402)-2'-O)-methyltransferase, which yields MTTGILYIVATPIGTLNDFSPRAKEILSTVSFIACEDTRHSGKLLSYFGIKSQFESLHTHNEKNKCSYLIDKILNSATKSAAIITDAGTPCISDPGSLLVAEAHEKGVLVQSIPGPSSMTAALAACGFIQPRYLFSAFLGRTQKEQFSEFEKWQAVTPCLAVFFESPKRLLASLKNLDIFFHEQEIKICVSREISKKFEEHKIGLIKEIIHYFSEQNEIQGEFVITLNLPKNEMMAKSIEEAAIEAERLSEKGLPLKIACKEIAEKYNLNSKELYNKINKDR from the coding sequence ATGACAACTGGTATACTGTATATTGTAGCTACCCCAATTGGTACCTTAAATGATTTTTCTCCAAGAGCAAAAGAAATTTTATCTACTGTAAGCTTTATTGCCTGCGAAGACACGAGGCATTCCGGAAAATTATTAAGTTATTTTGGAATTAAATCACAATTCGAAAGCCTTCATACACACAATGAAAAAAATAAATGCAGTTATTTAATCGATAAAATTTTAAATTCAGCGACAAAATCTGCGGCCATTATTACCGACGCAGGCACACCTTGTATTTCCGATCCAGGCTCCCTCCTTGTCGCAGAAGCGCATGAAAAGGGAGTTTTAGTTCAAAGTATTCCTGGCCCGAGTAGCATGACTGCCGCATTAGCGGCCTGTGGATTTATTCAGCCACGCTATCTTTTTTCTGCTTTTTTAGGAAGAACACAAAAAGAACAGTTTTCAGAGTTCGAAAAATGGCAGGCTGTTACTCCTTGTCTTGCTGTCTTTTTTGAAAGTCCTAAAAGATTATTAGCAAGCTTAAAAAATTTAGACATTTTTTTTCATGAACAAGAAATAAAAATATGTGTATCAAGAGAAATTTCTAAAAAATTTGAAGAACATAAAATAGGACTCATTAAAGAAATAATTCACTATTTTTCAGAACAAAATGAAATTCAGGGAGAATTTGTAATTACTCTAAATTTACCCAAAAATGAGATGATGGCAAAATCTATAGAAGAAGCTGCGATAGAAGCAGAAAGATTATCAGAAAAAGGACTACCTCTTAAAATAGCGTGCAAAGAAATTGCGGAAAAATATAATTTAAATTCGAAGGAATTATATAATAAAATAAATAAAGATAGATAA
- a CDS encoding acyl-CoA desaturase: MKLRESASIVKFNWRNFLWISAVHAIALTLCWFFFTWPAFIAFVIMHYLCGMVGITFGFHRLLSHKGFKAVKPLEYFVAFCGTLACQGGPISWIGQHRVHHAYSDKPEDPHDMNKGFWHSHIGFIFNRRADLNSVEEVSHYCPDIARNKYYLFLENNMILIQIVVGLLILTLGGFLGNTPGFDWYSAISFTVWAVFVRLVSGYHVTWFVNSATHKWGTRPNNTNDDSRNNWWVGLIAFGEGWHNNHHAQPRAAKHGWEWWQFDQTWIMIKVLKSFKLIYDIKLPNRDDKPITKISKKMESEKSLLTTSEITHKKAV, from the coding sequence ATGAAATTAAGGGAATCGGCTTCTATCGTGAAGTTCAACTGGCGAAATTTCTTATGGATTTCAGCAGTGCATGCAATTGCATTGACATTATGCTGGTTTTTCTTTACATGGCCTGCTTTTATTGCCTTTGTCATTATGCACTACTTGTGTGGGATGGTAGGAATTACCTTTGGTTTCCACAGGTTACTCTCCCACAAGGGGTTTAAAGCTGTAAAACCTTTAGAATATTTCGTGGCTTTCTGCGGTACTTTAGCTTGCCAAGGGGGGCCTATTTCTTGGATAGGTCAGCACCGCGTGCACCACGCTTATTCCGATAAACCAGAAGATCCTCATGATATGAATAAAGGCTTTTGGCACTCACATATTGGGTTTATCTTCAATCGTCGTGCGGACTTAAACTCAGTTGAAGAAGTTTCACATTACTGCCCCGACATTGCACGCAACAAATATTACTTATTCTTAGAAAATAATATGATTTTAATTCAAATTGTTGTTGGTCTGCTTATATTAACTTTAGGTGGCTTTCTAGGTAATACTCCCGGTTTCGATTGGTACAGTGCTATCAGCTTCACAGTTTGGGCCGTCTTTGTCAGACTTGTAAGCGGTTACCATGTAACATGGTTTGTGAATTCAGCAACTCACAAATGGGGGACACGTCCTAATAATACCAACGATGATTCACGTAATAACTGGTGGGTAGGACTGATTGCCTTCGGTGAAGGTTGGCACAATAACCACCACGCGCAACCCCGTGCCGCAAAACACGGATGGGAATGGTGGCAATTTGACCAAACTTGGATCATGATCAAGGTATTAAAAAGTTTCAAATTAATTTATGATATAAAATTACCAAATCGCGATGATAAACCAATAACAAAAATATCTAAAAAAATGGAATCTGAGAAATCATTGCTGACCACTTCCGAAATTACTCACAAAAAAGCCGTCTAA
- a CDS encoding shikimate dehydrogenase family protein: MRNEISEHNSSAPDGKTKFCFLFGSHIEHSLSPAIHTRWFHVNNLNCIYLPMQIQNEYQFLNMMNCLTQSQNFLGGNITLPFKNSALKLDFMRCSENVKVTQAANTVYKNSLDEWYLENTDIAGIEFSLNSLLVPNSDFEMIVLGGGGAASSVIYNGIINKYCSRIVCLTRNPVKTLQKYPFLANERKVNLYALNTESLYQWRAVKSQSMKSTLLINTLPLGMTNQNTKGVYGEENYFAMSLIQCLDKETDCYFDLIYKDTETIRFAQYKGIKCINGKLMLETQAKKSFFLWTGVLPMN; the protein is encoded by the coding sequence ATGAGAAATGAGATTTCTGAGCATAATTCTTCAGCCCCGGATGGGAAAACAAAATTTTGTTTTTTATTTGGTTCTCACATTGAGCATTCTTTGTCACCTGCAATTCATACCCGCTGGTTTCATGTTAACAATTTGAATTGTATTTATCTTCCGATGCAAATTCAGAATGAGTATCAATTTTTAAATATGATGAATTGTCTAACTCAGAGTCAGAATTTTTTAGGTGGAAATATAACATTACCATTCAAAAATTCAGCTTTGAAATTAGATTTTATGCGGTGCTCTGAAAACGTTAAAGTAACTCAAGCGGCAAACACAGTTTATAAAAACTCATTAGATGAGTGGTATCTTGAAAATACAGATATTGCTGGCATTGAATTTTCCCTCAATTCTTTGCTGGTTCCAAATTCAGATTTTGAAATGATTGTTTTAGGAGGAGGTGGTGCAGCATCTTCTGTCATTTATAACGGAATTATAAATAAGTATTGTTCACGCATTGTGTGTCTGACAAGAAATCCTGTAAAGACTCTGCAAAAGTACCCTTTTCTTGCAAACGAAAGAAAAGTTAATTTGTACGCATTGAACACGGAATCCTTGTATCAATGGAGGGCAGTGAAATCTCAATCCATGAAGAGCACTCTTCTTATTAATACGTTGCCTTTAGGTATGACAAACCAAAATACTAAGGGAGTATATGGAGAAGAAAATTATTTTGCCATGTCTCTCATTCAGTGTCTTGATAAAGAAACAGATTGTTACTTTGATTTGATTTATAAGGATACAGAAACAATAAGATTTGCTCAATATAAGGGTATTAAGTGTATCAATGGAAAGTTAATGTTAGAAACTCAAGCAAAAAAAAGTTTTTTTCTTTGGACAGGTGTGCTTCCTATGAATTGA
- a CDS encoding VTT domain-containing protein: MLYFYSIFIGTFILEDIAIASSIILINQGKISFAEAFLACFLGISIGDLGLYFIGFIILKFNLEKKVKFLKKLKNMNTKNLMTFSIIVSRIIPGTRMPTYIGAGILKYPILNFIIITLITVNSWTIIALISGKELFKTFTNHWFIGFIIIVLFFHTIKFIIQKISSYWELKSLLYSWRKFLYFEFWPSFILYIPSFFIYIFLSLKYKSILIPFYANKNIINGGLIGESKWDFLKYLDSDDSSTLKCIKLNKSKSLSHVCKLLSDNKFYYPLVLKPDFGQRGFGVRIIQNEEELNNYILTSDFDIVVQKFSAYENEADIFYIRYPAEKMGMIFSITNKVFPFIIGDGNKNIGNLILSDKRARIISSIYFSRLKDKLNEIPCQGEKIYLSKCGNHCQGTIFQNGTHLITEKLTLEIDRISKQIPEFYFGRIDLKYKNQESLKEGRDLEIVEINGAGAEAAHIWVNNKTLVNAYKTLFTQWKILFEIGHAVHSTSIKKSNVNLKLFIVSFVKYFFRDKNFTISS; the protein is encoded by the coding sequence ATGCTTTATTTTTACTCTATATTTATCGGCACATTTATTCTTGAAGATATAGCAATTGCCTCAAGCATTATTTTAATTAATCAAGGTAAAATTTCATTTGCCGAAGCATTTTTAGCATGCTTTTTAGGTATATCAATTGGCGATCTCGGATTGTATTTTATAGGTTTTATAATTTTAAAATTTAATTTAGAAAAAAAAGTTAAATTTTTAAAAAAATTAAAAAATATGAATACAAAAAATTTAATGACTTTTTCAATTATTGTATCCAGAATTATTCCGGGAACAAGAATGCCAACATATATTGGCGCAGGTATACTAAAATATCCCATATTAAATTTTATAATTATCACATTAATAACTGTAAATTCATGGACTATAATTGCACTAATTAGTGGAAAAGAGTTATTTAAAACTTTCACAAATCACTGGTTTATAGGATTTATAATTATTGTTCTATTTTTTCATACTATAAAATTTATAATTCAAAAAATTTCGAGTTATTGGGAATTAAAATCACTTTTGTATTCATGGAGAAAATTTTTATATTTTGAATTTTGGCCGTCATTTATTTTATATATCCCCTCATTTTTTATCTACATTTTTTTGTCTTTAAAATACAAAAGCATATTGATACCATTTTATGCAAATAAAAATATCATCAATGGTGGCTTAATAGGAGAATCGAAGTGGGATTTTCTAAAATATCTAGATAGTGATGATTCATCAACACTAAAGTGCATTAAATTAAATAAATCAAAATCATTATCTCATGTTTGCAAATTATTATCAGATAATAAATTTTATTATCCGTTAGTATTAAAACCAGATTTCGGTCAAAGAGGATTTGGTGTTCGTATTATTCAAAACGAAGAAGAACTCAATAATTATATTTTAACCAGTGATTTTGATATTGTAGTTCAAAAATTCAGTGCATATGAAAATGAAGCAGATATTTTTTATATAAGATATCCTGCTGAAAAAATGGGAATGATATTCTCTATAACTAATAAGGTTTTTCCCTTTATTATTGGTGACGGAAATAAGAATATTGGAAATTTGATTCTTAGCGATAAAAGAGCACGCATCATATCATCTATATATTTTTCACGTCTCAAGGATAAGCTCAATGAAATACCTTGCCAAGGAGAAAAAATTTATTTATCGAAATGCGGAAATCATTGCCAAGGCACTATTTTTCAAAATGGAACGCATTTAATAACTGAAAAATTAACTTTAGAAATTGATCGCATCTCTAAACAAATTCCAGAATTTTATTTTGGCCGTATCGATTTAAAATACAAAAATCAAGAAAGCTTAAAAGAAGGAAGAGATCTTGAAATTGTTGAGATTAATGGAGCAGGCGCAGAGGCCGCTCATATATGGGTCAACAACAAAACATTGGTAAATGCTTATAAAACATTATTTACGCAATGGAAAATATTGTTTGAGATAGGTCATGCAGTCCACTCAACAAGCATCAAAAAATCAAATGTCAATCTTAAATTATTTATAGTGTCATTTGTAAAATATTTTTTTCGCGATAAAAATTTTACAATTTCATCTTAA
- a CDS encoding protease inhibitor I42 family protein, with protein sequence MKKLTALATLCLSAPFLLAGCTSSSRTYELPKQADYQGYEIIDGVDKDTVSIEADKGDKIAVVIRDISTTAYSYIEPRYSNSMVTYEGSSKCCTPSSLLMGASGNAVYKFSFLGKGKTTIKIIARHKGESTTANSLDSDKVFTINVEVD encoded by the coding sequence ATGAAAAAATTAACCGCTCTTGCTACTTTATGTTTATCCGCTCCCTTCCTACTTGCTGGATGCACATCCTCATCCCGTACCTATGAATTACCAAAACAAGCAGATTACCAAGGATATGAAATTATTGATGGCGTCGATAAAGACACTGTCTCTATAGAAGCAGATAAAGGAGATAAAATCGCGGTCGTTATCCGTGATATTAGTACAACTGCTTATAGTTATATTGAACCGCGTTATTCTAATTCCATGGTAACATATGAAGGAAGCAGCAAATGCTGCACTCCATCTAGCTTATTAATGGGAGCTTCCGGAAATGCCGTGTATAAGTTTTCGTTTCTGGGCAAGGGAAAAACAACAATTAAAATCATCGCTCGCCATAAAGGGGAGTCGACAACAGCAAATAGTTTAGACAGCGATAAAGTATTTACAATTAATGTAGAAGTTGATTAA
- a CDS encoding 1-acyl-sn-glycerol-3-phosphate acyltransferase has product MNFILFLYKIILIFQTVISYFIISILVKIIFKNKFILLIFKLNSKEEIKNISNILISGFNVIIFPEATTSDGSMLLDFKRPLFNSAINSCFTPILNI; this is encoded by the coding sequence ATGAACTTTATTTTATTTCTTTACAAAATTATTCTTATATTTCAAACAGTAATATCTTATTTTATAATATCTATTTTAGTTAAAATCATTTTTAAAAATAAATTTATTCTTTTAATATTTAAATTAAATTCTAAAGAAGAAATAAAAAACATTTCAAATATTTTAATTAGTGGTTTCAATGTTATTATTTTTCCTGAAGCAACAACCTCAGATGGATCAATGCTACTCGATTTTAAAAGACCCTTATTTAACTCTGCAATAAATTCATGCTTTACTCCTATTTTAAATATTTAA
- a CDS encoding ATP-dependent helicase, with protein sequence MDYILKSLNEEQKKAVTSSHGALLVLAGAGTGKTKVITSRIAWMIHDGIRPESIVAVSFTNKAAKEMQARLCSMIGEKAARKVELSTFHSFALKILRQYHNEFNLQKNFSIADENESLNLLRESIKEHNLEEILSLQSAAQKISFYKDNLFTNEDFNKQKNVFDGKIISKLFHSYNRRLRLFNLVDFDDIVYLTVLGFKNNPILLKTVQEAFSFLMVDEYQDTSFSQFQLICMLSSKSRNVCVVGDDDQSIYSWRGARPSIISDFLKTFPEARKVTLEQNYRCSPNILNAANSVIRENTERLGKELWSEQPNLHPVVIQSCENERDEALYVTENIESLKRNQPQLNYENIAILVRSNSQSIPIEQVFIEKKIPYTIHGGTPFFDRKEVRDLFSYLKLAYNPNDMNSLFRIMNIPARGIGISTLEKIKEQYIKNKKNQSQDTIISTIQKLSHTHKGISEFVNYWNAFGEKLKNSERKVDISSALRDCYENIGLKKDILMSSANMQIAQFRMDIVNRVLQVIEKLDLETESLESVIDALHLDKTRFDIAQETTNKVQVMTIHSSKGLEFPYVFLIGVEDGILPHEKSLDLESGIQEERRLFYVAITRAKYRLFISHCGFRKKGRASTKDMEPKPSRFLSAIPMELIEYKQTDPNSEEAKRMDAARKLFELFR encoded by the coding sequence ATGGATTATATTTTAAAATCATTGAATGAAGAACAAAAAAAAGCGGTCACATCATCCCATGGCGCTTTGCTTGTTTTAGCAGGAGCAGGAACAGGTAAAACCAAGGTAATTACGTCCAGAATAGCTTGGATGATTCACGATGGCATTCGCCCCGAAAGCATTGTTGCGGTCAGTTTTACCAATAAAGCAGCAAAAGAAATGCAAGCTCGCCTTTGTTCCATGATTGGCGAAAAAGCAGCTCGTAAAGTAGAACTTTCAACATTTCATTCTTTTGCCTTAAAAATTCTCAGACAATATCATAATGAATTTAATCTGCAAAAAAACTTTTCCATAGCTGATGAAAATGAAAGTTTAAACTTATTAAGAGAATCAATTAAAGAACACAATTTAGAAGAAATTCTTTCTTTACAAAGCGCAGCACAAAAAATATCATTTTATAAAGACAATCTTTTTACCAATGAAGATTTTAATAAACAAAAAAATGTTTTTGATGGTAAAATTATTTCAAAATTATTTCATTCCTATAATAGACGATTGCGTCTTTTTAATTTAGTTGATTTTGATGACATTGTTTACTTAACTGTCCTTGGATTTAAAAATAATCCTATTTTACTTAAAACAGTTCAAGAAGCATTTTCATTTTTAATGGTTGATGAATATCAGGATACAAGTTTTAGTCAATTTCAACTCATCTGCATGTTATCTTCAAAATCACGAAATGTATGCGTTGTGGGAGACGATGATCAAAGTATTTATTCATGGCGAGGCGCAAGACCATCTATTATATCAGATTTTTTAAAAACTTTTCCAGAAGCACGTAAAGTAACATTAGAGCAAAACTATCGTTGCAGCCCTAATATTTTAAATGCCGCCAATAGTGTCATTAGAGAAAATACGGAGCGCTTGGGAAAAGAACTTTGGAGCGAGCAGCCTAATTTACACCCTGTTGTCATTCAATCTTGTGAAAATGAACGCGATGAAGCTCTATACGTTACTGAAAATATAGAATCACTAAAAAGAAATCAGCCGCAATTAAATTATGAAAATATTGCCATACTTGTACGTTCAAATAGTCAATCTATTCCGATTGAACAAGTGTTTATTGAAAAAAAAATACCTTATACCATTCATGGAGGAACTCCTTTTTTTGATAGAAAAGAAGTCCGCGATCTGTTTTCATATTTAAAGCTCGCCTATAACCCGAATGACATGAATAGCCTTTTTCGAATCATGAATATTCCAGCCAGAGGCATTGGAATTTCTACGTTAGAAAAAATTAAAGAGCAGTATATTAAAAATAAAAAAAACCAATCTCAAGACACAATTATTTCTACAATTCAAAAATTATCTCATACACACAAAGGAATTTCAGAATTTGTAAACTATTGGAATGCTTTTGGAGAGAAATTAAAAAACTCTGAAAGAAAAGTTGATATTTCTTCTGCACTGAGAGACTGTTACGAAAACATCGGGCTGAAAAAGGACATCCTCATGTCTTCTGCCAATATGCAAATCGCTCAGTTTCGTATGGATATTGTGAACCGCGTCCTGCAAGTTATCGAAAAACTGGATCTTGAAACAGAAAGCTTAGAATCCGTTATTGATGCTCTACATTTGGACAAAACACGGTTTGACATAGCTCAAGAAACAACAAATAAAGTTCAAGTCATGACAATTCACTCCTCTAAAGGTTTAGAATTCCCCTATGTGTTTTTAATTGGCGTGGAAGATGGTATCCTACCTCACGAGAAAAGTCTGGATCTCGAATCAGGAATTCAAGAAGAAAGAAGACTTTTTTATGTTGCCATCACGCGTGCAAAATATAGACTCTTTATATCTCATTGCGGTTTTCGGAAAAAGGGTAGGGCATCGACAAAAGACATGGAACCCAAACCCTCACGATTTCTTTCCGCAATTCCCATGGAACTTATTGAATATAAACAAACTGATCCCAATTCAGAAGAAGCAAAGCGGATGGATGCGGCTAGAAAACTATTTGAATTATTCCGATAA
- a CDS encoding prepilin peptidase, whose amino-acid sequence MSVDLNTLNIIFGVFVFLFGISMGSFLNVVAYRVPLKISIIKPRSFCPSCKTQISNTALIPVLGYFFTHGKCGHCHEKISIKYPIIELFTGIITTFVFYKFLNPLVILDTLPHIFSSYSYQFSKFHYTNYVPFFISLWIIYTGIPLSLIDIKYRILPDAITLPGIMIGFVISSLNPQMGWYESLLGIGVGAGGLFFIAKLYEIIRNKAGMGLGDVKYLGFIGAVLGWKGAIFSLFFASIIGAFFGIIWGIISKKGLATAIPFGPFLAVGAFAVSTFGSELLYFIFRN is encoded by the coding sequence ATGTCTGTAGATTTAAATACATTAAATATTATTTTTGGAGTATTTGTTTTTTTATTTGGCATAAGCATGGGAAGTTTTTTAAATGTAGTTGCATATCGTGTTCCCTTAAAAATATCAATTATTAAACCAAGAAGCTTTTGTCCAAGTTGTAAAACTCAAATATCAAATACCGCATTAATACCTGTACTTGGTTATTTTTTTACTCATGGAAAATGCGGGCATTGTCATGAAAAAATTTCTATAAAATATCCTATTATCGAATTATTTACAGGAATAATAACCACATTTGTTTTCTATAAATTTCTAAATCCATTGGTCATTCTTGATACTCTACCTCATATTTTTTCATCATATTCATATCAGTTTAGCAAATTTCATTATACAAACTATGTGCCTTTTTTCATTTCTTTATGGATTATATATACCGGTATTCCACTTTCATTAATTGACATAAAATATCGAATTTTACCCGATGCCATTACACTACCTGGAATTATGATTGGATTTGTTATCAGTAGCTTAAATCCACAAATGGGTTGGTATGAAAGTCTTCTTGGAATTGGAGTAGGCGCAGGCGGTCTGTTTTTCATCGCAAAATTATATGAAATTATCAGGAATAAGGCAGGAATGGGATTGGGAGATGTGAAATATTTAGGATTTATAGGTGCTGTTCTAGGTTGGAAGGGCGCTATTTTTTCTCTATTTTTTGCAAGTATAATAGGAGCTTTTTTTGGAATTATTTGGGGAATTATTTCAAAAAAAGGCTTAGCAACAGCGATCCCTTTTGGTCCTTTTTTAGCAGTAGGAGCCTTTGCTGTAAGCACTTTTGGTAGTGAACTTCTTTATTTTATTTTTAGAAATTAG
- a CDS encoding MBL fold metallo-hydrolase yields the protein MEILSIEGNTQMLDGGAMFGNAPKAMWQNWISYDEANRIPLACRALLIKNYNGKNLLFEAGVGSFFDPKLKDRYGIIEKEHVLLKNLDKVGLTHEHIDAVILSHLHFDHAGGILSAFGDGETRLLFPNAKFYVGHDQWKRALSPHPRDKASYITELNQLLEKSNRLVLVENNGKSDLEPFVTFHFSNGHTPGLMLAEIQLKEGPLVFASDLIPGFAWVHLPITMGYDRYPELLIDEKKNLLEDLIAKNGNIFFTHDAKHAFGKLKRDEKGKFFAEVFEYSKGI from the coding sequence ATGGAGATTTTATCAATAGAAGGCAACACGCAAATGTTAGATGGCGGAGCCATGTTTGGCAATGCTCCCAAAGCCATGTGGCAAAATTGGATTTCATACGATGAAGCAAATCGAATTCCATTAGCGTGTCGTGCTTTATTAATAAAAAATTATAATGGTAAAAATTTATTATTTGAAGCAGGAGTCGGCTCCTTTTTTGATCCAAAACTAAAAGATCGTTATGGAATTATTGAAAAAGAGCATGTTTTATTAAAAAATTTAGACAAAGTGGGACTGACTCACGAACACATCGATGCCGTTATTTTATCACACCTCCATTTTGATCATGCGGGTGGTATTTTGTCCGCTTTTGGTGATGGAGAAACAAGGCTTTTATTTCCAAATGCAAAATTTTATGTGGGACATGATCAGTGGAAACGAGCTTTAAGCCCCCATCCTCGTGATAAAGCATCTTATATTACGGAATTAAATCAATTATTAGAAAAATCAAATCGTCTCGTTTTAGTAGAAAATAATGGTAAAAGTGATTTAGAACCTTTTGTTACCTTTCATTTTTCAAATGGTCACACTCCTGGTCTTATGCTAGCTGAAATCCAATTAAAAGAAGGACCTTTGGTATTTGCCAGCGATTTAATTCCAGGATTTGCTTGGGTTCATTTACCCATCACCATGGGCTATGATCGCTACCCTGAGCTCCTCATCGATGAAAAAAAGAATTTGCTGGAAGATCTCATTGCGAAAAATGGAAATATATTTTTTACTCATGATGCCAAACATGCTTTTGGCAAACTAAAACGCGATGAGAAAGGCAAATTTTTTGCCGAAGTGTTTGAATACTCAAAAGGAATATAA
- the smpB gene encoding SsrA-binding protein SmpB — protein sequence MEHENNMKSISKNRKAWHDYYIEEKVEAGLSLKGSEVKVLRGGHGSVVEGYAIIREGQAWLLNAYIPTLKNASYLNHAERRERRLLLNRKEIEKLDAATRQKGYTLIPLEIYFDDNNRVKVQLGLAKGKANHDKRDSEKEKDAKKEAQRAMRR from the coding sequence ATTGAACACGAGAATAATATGAAATCAATCTCTAAAAATAGAAAAGCTTGGCACGACTACTACATTGAAGAAAAAGTAGAAGCTGGTCTCAGTTTAAAAGGCAGTGAAGTAAAAGTTTTACGGGGCGGGCACGGTAGTGTTGTGGAAGGCTACGCCATCATTCGGGAAGGACAGGCCTGGCTTTTGAATGCCTATATCCCTACCCTTAAAAATGCCAGTTATCTTAATCACGCAGAGCGTCGCGAAAGACGCTTGCTTTTGAATCGCAAAGAAATTGAAAAGCTTGACGCCGCCACTAGGCAAAAAGGCTATACCCTTATCCCCCTGGAAATTTATTTTGATGATAATAACAGAGTCAAGGTGCAACTGGGGCTTGCAAAAGGGAAAGCAAATCACGATAAGCGCGATTCGGAAAAAGAAAAAGATGCTAAAAAAGAAGCGCAAAGAGCCATGCGACGGTAG